A genomic stretch from Arachis stenosperma cultivar V10309 chromosome 3, arast.V10309.gnm1.PFL2, whole genome shotgun sequence includes:
- the LOC130969626 gene encoding uncharacterized protein LOC130969626 yields the protein MSTKVTRVNDEGQSKMPNKKITNNKNESINKGEGQIKMPTEKSNVYEGQSGRKPTRKKVPMKKSKVEDEKVMMNTNGGDGQSKKPTDKKIPMKKSNEEDANEEEEHKLESLIPAMTLDEFFEKYGISLDENDEEYEYDYDDHKPSVGDSSDSQHGTKKKRVRGPTQLKHIHAMETQIELTWYNGKHIDPTKTQVQLFSGFLGTLARNSNLVTLLYTNWQAVSNETKTSMLDYAKRAKKEDNEDPSQAEIFVVTRTNKKRETDSGTQETIVFSG from the exons ATGTCAACAAAGGTGACAAGAGTTAATGATGAAGGGCAAAGCAAAATGCCAAACAAGAAGAtaacaaacaacaaaaatgagTCAATCAATAAAGGTGAGGGTCAAATCAAGATGCCAACGGAGAAATCCAATGTATATGAAGGTCAAAGTGGGAGGAAGCCAACTAGGAAGAAGGTGCCAATGAAGAAATCAAAGGTGGAAGATGAGAAAGTGATGATGAACACCAATGGTGGTGATGGTCAAAGCAAGAAGCCAACCGATAAGAAAATACCAATGAAGAAATCAAATGAAGAAGATGCcaacgaagaagaagaacacaagcttgAGTCTCTTATTCCAGCTATGACTTTAGATGAATTCTTTGAAAAATATGGGATATCAttggatgaaaatgatgaagaatatGAATATGATTATGATGATCACAAACCAAGTGTTGGGGATAGTAGTGACAGTCAACACG GTACCAAAAAGAAAAGAGTTCGTGGTCCCACCCAACTGAAGCATATTCATGCTATGGAGACACAGATAGAGTTAACATGGTACAACGGCAAACACATAGACCCAACAAAGACACAGGTTCAATTGTTTAGTGGGTTCTTGGGTACACTTGCAAGAAACTCTAATTTGGTCACGTTATTATATACTAATTGGCAAGCTGTGTCCAATGAGACTAAAACTTCAATGTTGGATTATGCAAAG CGTGCAAAGAAGGAGGACAATGAAGATCCATCACAAGCTGAGATATTTGTTGTAACTCGTAcgaataaaaaaagagagactGATTCGGGAACACAAGAGACAATT gtattttctggctga